A segment of the Pedobacter faecalis genome:
ACGTCCATAAGGTAATCGATTCGTTGCGGACCAAGGTGAAGGATGCGAATGAGTCTAAAAAGAAAGTGGCGCATGACATTCGAGGCCCGCTGGCCGGGATTATTGGTTTATCGGAGATTATCGCGGAGCAAGGTTCAAGCGTTAAGCTGGAAGAGGTGCTCGAATTCATTAACCTGATCAACAGGAGCAGCAAATCGGTACTTGAGCTGGCTGATGAAATACTGACCGAGGAAAGTGCTGTTCGAAACTTAAAGGAGAATCAATTCAATCTGAACGTGTTCGCAGAAAAGCTACAGAAGCTCTATGCACCACAGGCTGTTAATAAAGGTGTTCAGCTGGACATTGAGCTGATGAAAGGTGCGGAACATATTCCGTTCTCGCGCAACAAGCTGCTGCAAATCGCGGGCAACCTGATATCTAACGCTATAAAGTTTACCGGTAAAAATGGACGTGTGCATGTGGTACTGAATTTGATTGTACAATCACATCAAAATATACTTAGTATCAGTGTTTCAGATTCAGGAACGGGCATGCACCAGGAAATGATAGACAATATTATGAGCGGCGGGGCTAAGTCGACCGCAGGCACTTCAGGAGAAAAGGGCTACGGTTTCGGGCTTTCACTGGTTAGCCACCTCATCAATGGCCTGGGAGGAAGCCTAAGCATTAACTCAGCACCCGGACAGGGAACAACTTTTCTTGTACTTATCCCGCAAAACAATGTGTAGACCTTTCAGCTGTTTCTTTGTTGCAGTAATGCTGTGTTTTGCTGTAACGGCAAGGGCACAGTCCGGGCAAAGCTCCGACGAACTGTTTCAACAGGCCAGGAAGCTTGCTTTTGAGGAAAAAAACTATGCGGAAGCAATTCGTATAACAAAGTCTGCCCTAACTATGAGCCCTGATTATGCGGATATTAGGATATTTCTTGGCAGGTTATACACCTGGAACGATGAACCCGACAGCGCACGCCGGGAGTTCCATCGTGTGCTGTCTGCTGAACCGGATCATCTGGACGCCTTACTGGCAATCGGAAGCCTTGAATTCTGGGAAAATAATTCACTTAAGGCGCTTGAATATGCGAACAAGGGTCTTGGTATTGATCCTAAGGCGCGGGATCTGCTCTTGCTCAGGGCAAAAATCCTTAACGATCTCAAAAGGTGGTCTGAAGCAAACGCTGACCTTGAAATTGTACTAAAAGCAACACCGGGCGATACCGAGGCCCGCGCACTCGCAGCCAGGGTAAGGGAAAATTCTTCAAAAAACAGGATGGGTGTAACCTATGATTTTGTGTATTTCGATAAACAGTTTGATGACCCCTGGCATTTGGCAAGTCTTGATTACAGCAGACAAACAGGCTTGGGTTCGGTTACCGCCAGAATAAACTATGCGAACCGGTTCAGAAGTAACGGTCTGCAGTTTGAGCTGGATGCCTATCCACGGATCTCAAAGACCTTCCAGGCTTATATTAGCGGTGGCTATTCGGACGACGTTGGAGTGTTTCCAAAGTATCGTGCAGGCTTTTCATTATACGCGAACCTGCCGGCCGCTTTTGAAGCAGAGGCTGGTTTTCGTTATCTTAACTTCGGTGAGGCAACATGGATATACACTGCTTCGGTAGGCAAATATTATAAAAGTCTGTGGTTTAACCTGAGAACCTTCCTGACACCCGCCCATAAAAATATTTCGAGGTCTTTTGCGCTGACTACGAGATATTACTACGGCGGAGCGGATGATTATCTGAGTTTGCGTCTGGGTACCGGAGTTTCACCAGATAACCCCCAGAATAATGTGCTGATCGGAAATACCGATTTTAAACTGAGGTCGAACAATATTAATCTTGGGTTTCGCAAGGCGGTTAAGACGTTTAATGTGTTGACCTTAAACGTGGGACTGGATAACCAGGAATATCTTGTGAACACGAAGGGCAATCAGATCGATGTGGGGATTGGTTATATGAGACGCTTCTGAAATGAGCAAAAAGAAAATCATCGGGATCGCTTTGTTACTGGTTCTGCTGCTACCCTTATGGATGTGGCTGGCATGGGCCCTGTCTTCTAAAACGAAGTTGGTCGCAGCAATTGTAGACAAAACGGTACTCACCCGCCGGGGACAGGAACATTTATCGCTCACCTGGATATTAAACCATGAACGGTTTACGAAAACACGGACCAAACCTTACCAAATAGCAGAAGACTACTTCGGATTTTTCCCTTTGGACAACGAAAAGTACAGGCTAAAAGGGCTGGAACGCTTCAGTGAGGAGCAGCTGGCACAGTTGAGCAATGACGCGGATATAGCCTACTATACAGACACCTATGGCATCTTTAACAATGAGTGGCGGCAGCATGGCGACGAAAAAGAGCGGTCGGGCCTCATATATGGGGGATTGAGTGAGCAGGATATGAACTTCCTGAGGTTAATGAAGGCGAAGCGAAAACTGATCATTACAGAATTTAATACCATAGGGTCGCCCACCAATACATCCGAGCGCCATTCGTTCGAGAAATTGTTTGCAATGCGCTGGACAGGCTGGACAGGGCGTTTCTTCGAAAGTTTAGATACCAACAGGAACAAGGAACTGCCCGGATGGCTGATCAGAAATTACAAAAGAGACAACAACAATCGCTGGCCTTTCCAAAAGTCAGGAATCGCGTTTGTAAGTGAATCTGACCAGGTAGTTATTCTGGAAGACAGCACACATATGACCATGCCGCTTCCCCATATCGTGAGCACTGAGGAGGGCGCGAACAAGCTCGGGCTGCCCCGGCGGGTCAAATATCCATTTTGGTTTGACGTGGTAGTTCCTGACCGGAAGATCAATAAGGAGATGGCCTCGTTCGAAATAGGACTTAACCACCATGGCCGTCGTGTGCTGGACCAGCACCATTTGCCGCACCGCTTTCCTGCTGTGCTTTCGCATGACGGACCGGATTACCGCTTTTTTTACTTTTGCGGTGACTTCAGTGACAACCAGGTGAGCATCACTTCTTCCTACTTTAAGGGTATAGGCTTTTTTAAATGGCTGTTTTACAACAGCGACAACCCGATGGAGCGCTCAAGTTTCTTCTGGAACTTTTACCGGCCGATGGTCACAAACATACTTCAGGCCGAAAAAGATCGCTTAGGCAGGTAACTGGTTACTGGGGCGCAAATCGCTTGTAAATGGAGTCGGGCAACAAAGGAGATCCATTGCTCAGCTTGCTGTTACGCTGCTTAAACCGGTCAAACGCCCGCTTCAGCTGACTTTTCTTTTGTTCATCCTCAATGGCTTCCTCACTCATGTTTGGCGAGAGCTTGTAAAGCTGGCTTCCGTTTAAATGGTATTCGTCCATAATGAAGTCGACGATTTCTGTCTTGGTTTGCATGAGCGGATAAGCGTGAATGTTCCTGAATGCCCGCGCCGTATCTAAGCCCAGCCCCATCCAGCTGCTCAAAGCTGGCGCCGGCAGCTGATAATTCTGTTCCAGGAAGCTGAAGAGGCTGGGTGCAATGTCGAAATGCGTGGAGACCGAGTTAAACGTCGCGGTTCTTTTCAGAAGCGGTGAATAGATCATGAGCGGCACATGATACCGGTCTATTTTACTGCTCATCGGGATTTCCGGCATCCTGTGGTCGCCGGTGACAACGAAAATGGTTTGCTGGTAATCTGCACGCCTTTTATATTGCTCAAAAAACTCCCTCAGCGCCTGATCGGCGTACATAATGGTGGAATACTGTAAGGCATAGTGCCGGTAAGTGTCTTTTTTCGACTCGTCGAAGCCCAGGTCGGACATCCTTTTTTCGAACACCGCGGTATATCGCGCCTGCTCATTTATGATAAATGGATTATGCGTAGCAACGGTAAGTATTACATTAAGCTGAGGTGTGAGAGACGGCACTGCAGCGGTTTTTGAAAAGTAATGTCTGAAGAGTTCCTTATCGCTATAGCCCCAGGTAAATCCGTTAACAGCGGGCATTTTCCTGTATCCGGCCGGAAAGCTCTTTGCATCGTTGACCTGGTCGACATCATTCTTTTTCAAAAAGATATTCATATTATCGAATGCTGCATCTCCTCCATAGTAAAAGGCGGTATGATAACCTGCCCTCTTTAAAATGTTGTATAATGAAAGATGTTCAGGCATATCGTTGCCAAGCTCAAGAAAGCCGTTTCTGGCAAATGGCAGTGAGGCCATTATGGAAGGGAGTACGGCAAATGTTCGCCCGCCCTGACTAAGGAAATTTTTCCAGTAAAGACTTTTCCCAGCCAGGGAGTCCAGAAAGGGCGTAAAGTTACCCAGATATGCGCCTTCGTTGGTGAAGGCTCTGCCCAGGCCTTCTACAAGGACGATCACTATATTTGGACGCTGCTTACCCGGTTGGAAAAACGGACCAAGTACATCGCGGCTGACCTCCTGGTGTAAAAAGGGGTATTTCTGTTCATCTGCATATTTAAAAGCAACGTTACCTGGAGCCGAGGTTATGTAATCGCCTATATAAGCATCGGCGTAAATATCGACGTCATCGTCGCCCGGAAAAAAATGATCGTAGCTGTCGGAGAAGAAATAATCAGCTTTGTTTGTCACCAGATTATTGCTGAAATCTGAAGAATATCCTGGTCCCTTCCAAAAAGCGTATGCCGAGGTTAGGTGGA
Coding sequences within it:
- a CDS encoding GAF domain-containing sensor histidine kinase — translated: MTYLPVNEKQYPVPGNEMERIISLSELDLDYASLSENFKDLTHLAAKVAGTDISLVNLIDSFTQWTVGRHGLEIDQMTREESACQYTIMGDDHFEVKDLSADERFKENFYVKDPLSLRYYFGVPLKNNDGANLGALCVLDTQLKSLTPEKVELLKIIANEIVNRLNVHKVIDSLRTKVKDANESKKKVAHDIRGPLAGIIGLSEIIAEQGSSVKLEEVLEFINLINRSSKSVLELADEILTEESAVRNLKENQFNLNVFAEKLQKLYAPQAVNKGVQLDIELMKGAEHIPFSRNKLLQIAGNLISNAIKFTGKNGRVHVVLNLIVQSHQNILSISVSDSGTGMHQEMIDNIMSGGAKSTAGTSGEKGYGFGLSLVSHLINGLGGSLSINSAPGQGTTFLVLIPQNNV
- a CDS encoding YaiO family outer membrane beta-barrel protein: MCRPFSCFFVAVMLCFAVTARAQSGQSSDELFQQARKLAFEEKNYAEAIRITKSALTMSPDYADIRIFLGRLYTWNDEPDSARREFHRVLSAEPDHLDALLAIGSLEFWENNSLKALEYANKGLGIDPKARDLLLLRAKILNDLKRWSEANADLEIVLKATPGDTEARALAARVRENSSKNRMGVTYDFVYFDKQFDDPWHLASLDYSRQTGLGSVTARINYANRFRSNGLQFELDAYPRISKTFQAYISGGYSDDVGVFPKYRAGFSLYANLPAAFEAEAGFRYLNFGEATWIYTASVGKYYKSLWFNLRTFLTPAHKNISRSFALTTRYYYGGADDYLSLRLGTGVSPDNPQNNVLIGNTDFKLRSNNINLGFRKAVKTFNVLTLNVGLDNQEYLVNTKGNQIDVGIGYMRRF
- a CDS encoding LTA synthase family protein, giving the protein MIRIKAASHLFIKLSLVWLMAVLCIGLFEIVLNGLTHEFPAGWPAMVLWSWLAGFLFWLKWQVAAYILFVLLYFAKPRLARLVFSVFIVLIIITHLLLIQYFNVSLVPLGADLFGYSLSDIRQTVGASGGIGFLPLIFLLIFIAAVALSLRYIPRKLQVPFWLAVAFPVLSLLLHLTSAYAFWKGPGYSSDFSNNLVTNKADYFFSDSYDHFFPGDDDVDIYADAYIGDYITSAPGNVAFKYADEQKYPFLHQEVSRDVLGPFFQPGKQRPNIVIVLVEGLGRAFTNEGAYLGNFTPFLDSLAGKSLYWKNFLSQGGRTFAVLPSIMASLPFARNGFLELGNDMPEHLSLYNILKRAGYHTAFYYGGDAAFDNMNIFLKKNDVDQVNDAKSFPAGYRKMPAVNGFTWGYSDKELFRHYFSKTAAVPSLTPQLNVILTVATHNPFIINEQARYTAVFEKRMSDLGFDESKKDTYRHYALQYSTIMYADQALREFFEQYKRRADYQQTIFVVTGDHRMPEIPMSSKIDRYHVPLMIYSPLLKRTATFNSVSTHFDIAPSLFSFLEQNYQLPAPALSSWMGLGLDTARAFRNIHAYPLMQTKTEIVDFIMDEYHLNGSQLYKLSPNMSEEAIEDEQKKSQLKRAFDRFKQRNSKLSNGSPLLPDSIYKRFAPQ